The following coding sequences lie in one Cloeon dipterum chromosome 1, ieCloDipt1.1, whole genome shotgun sequence genomic window:
- the LOC135934482 gene encoding ATP-binding cassette sub-family A member 7-like isoform X1, with the protein MNFLRQVQLILWKNWVLRKRQKVRCLVELIWPLILFSILMWVRTRGLKSYIHECHFEEKAMPSAGLFPFFQSFLCTVNNTCHRTVQPRPGDNLRNLNTTLLEKLFDNFESILASNVGPNEKTNIETATKDLMDLSLLVQSIAAREKNVEGSIVLQNFLQNPREFKSMLRKEKVNLSEPVIDSLISSKLVPQNITLGQLAALRNDPRALVCDPSTLGNILTWGPYKASPDDVSRELCSLPMSNITFIARSFEQSAEANKVFSELWKFTELNLGRELSWSDWRQLQTLSSRLVDNVRKLDSFQETLNEVGAIGKKYLPTEEQIDEYKNSRVANFSSLNPSMLTSMAIVQKLLCGPEATSILDQIAAGGGESTRWEERQTLFMQMFDELKDQLKNSESQYEEYINDTDASPECNNFFKSLERNSVTRFLWNQVKPFVRGKILFAPDEPAVIRVVEGVNASFALIEKIVEATTLLTDTVIPKLRDSLVNQTISLQLIQDSWPKLFDLLKKSAPDNLVGELENLNELSTRFLASDNTELRETALATIEELQINITTLLECVDLNKIEMYPNEEEAVKRGMELLEHNKLWAVVSFLDLPDSNGTLEKLPPFISYKIRMDSSRIDSTKRVEDILRRPGPRRRPGIDLKYITYGFAYLQDMLDASLIKEQTKRIRTPGIFLQQFPYPCHLIDRFVLAISRTFPLFMTLSWVYTSAMIVKSIVYEKERRLKETMRVMGLGNGVHWIGWFIDSFTPMLLTTVLLTIILVYGKILENSDPSLIFVFLLTYAIATISKCFLISTLFSKANLAAAAGGIIFFIMYLPYAFTVLWEETMSGVVKTLVCLISNVAFGYGCSYLSFFEETGIGAHWYNYDKSPLLNDSMNLSTCMQMLLLDAVIYAVFTWYLEAVFPGEYGVPKRWYFFVQKSYWCGKDLTVDDVPTGSTPATENLNDSRDSGNLEEEPAGLQVGVALQNLGKTYSNGKIALNNLNLNFYQNQITAFLGHNGAGKTTTISILTGLFPPSNGTAKINGFDIRTDMDSIRGSLGTCPQHNVLFDYLTVEEHLWFYARIKGKESAEVTAEAEKMIIDLGLPHKKHEMSKNLSGGMQRKLSIAVAFVGGSKTVILDEPTSGVDPFSRRSIWEMLVKYKQNRTVILTTHFMDEADLLADRIAIISGGNLQCCGSSLFLKARFGSGFYLTVERLTNPSRNATGEIAVNGSLQQNGQTENSEATNQINKVTELVQKCVSSSELLEAVGQELVYSLPFTMGERQGALPILQALLDSLDNHGQAIGINSYGISDTSLEEIFLKIAHDGEYSANERLMNGNALENSSLVTGTFPKTNLLNGNTSAAVNGPLRFLKSGKSGKRRNIYIQANGNKVQYTRAATDDPGNLENGDAASVDSDYWDTKSGRRKLRWRQFMALQTKRFHHTRRNPKALFCEIVLPAVFVCLAFVFTMILPGLQEEPPLELHPWMYTEPNNIFLDVHSPSNAWVEKYKNQILGPYGIGTRCAGDSTYQCTKPSEMFNYPKKDIPDESPSCSCERGTQVCPADAGGPPPQKIKIATGDLFYDLSERNVSDWLVKTEKQFYKIRYGGFSLGVYNPFSMINISYILDRISRLDRASNLGQTRIDDYETIASNLTARAKQEDIFDNIRVWWNNKGWPMSVSYMNAINNVVLRASLPEVEDPKMYGIRAINHPMNFTPSQLSQEMIKQSSISLLHAIAVIFAMSFVPASFVVTLIEERATKAKHLQFVSGVDAAIYWISAFFWDMMSYLVSATLCIAIFLIFNEKAYVSSENLPGLVLLLFFYGWSSIPLMYPASFVAKVSSTAFVFLACWNLFVGIVTTVAVFVLEIFDDEELQFIGSILKEVFLVFPHFCLGQGLMKMATNHLISQQFASFGLELNKNVFEWEFLGKNLLAMIVEGFIFFAFTLAIEFGLLDPVWQWILAKLNRTAKLDERTLSDIHNDEEDVAAERHRVTSSRNEDHVLALSNLTKVYKTGGRPAVNKLCFGVKPAECFGLLGLNGAGKTSTFKMLTGDTKPSFGDAFVCGHSIKSEIRLVRRKLGYCPQFDALDPLLTAREHLELYSKLRGVPSHLLPHAVDEGLSRLGLTQYADKCAGTYSGGNKRKLSTAIALVGNPPLVFLDEPTSGMDPAARRFLWRCILRAVREGRSVVLTSHSMEECQALCSRLTVMVNGKLSCLGSAQHLKSKFGNGYTLVVRCPVDSVEAMETHMKQQLPEAVLSESHHTRLVFQLPSGAHKLSTALGALEVARTKNLLYDYSLSQTTLEEVFLRFANKQNDLIESGDEKTSSLDCSCFKHLIDKKCKFVK; encoded by the exons ATGAACTTTCTCCGGCAAGTTCAGCTAATTCTATGGAAGAATTGGGTTTTGCGAAAGAGGCAAAAG GTACGATGCCTGGTGGAATTGATATGGcccctgattttattttcaattttgatgtgGGTGCGGACAAGAGGCCTCAAGTCGTACATCCATGAGT GCCACTTCGAAGAGAAGGCTATGCCTTCGGCAGgcttatttccatttttccaaaGTTTCCTTTGCACAGTGAACAACACCTGCCACAGAACAGTGCAGCCCAGACCAGGAGACAATCTCCGAAATTTGAATACTACTCT tttggaaaAGCTGTTCGACAATTTTGAGTCGATACTGGCTTCAAATGTTGGACCAAATGAGAAGACAAACATAGAAACGGCTACCAAAGATCTAATGGATTTATCGCTCCTGGTGCAATCTATTGCAGCGCGGGAAAAGAATGTCGaag gttCCATAGTACTGCAGAATTTCCTTCAAAACCCGAGGGAATTCAAATCAATGCTGAGGAAAGAAAAAGTGAACTTGAGCGAACCAGTGATTGATTCGTTGATTTCGTCAAAATTAGTGCCGCAGAACATTACTTTG ggtCAGCTAGCTGCTTTGAGAAATGATCCAAGAGCGTTGGTTTGCGATCCATCGACACTGGGAAACATTTTGACCTGGGGTCCATACAAAGCATCGCCTGATGACGTGTCAAGAGAACTTTGCTCATTGCCGATGTCAAACATCACTTTCATCGCACGGTCTTTTGAGCAAAGTGCCGAAGCAAACAAAGTCTTCAGCGAg CTGTGGAAATTCACCGAACTGAACCTTGGACGAGAGTTAAGCTGGTCTGATTGGCGCCAGCTTCAGACACTATCATCAAGGCTTGTTGACAACGTTCGCAAATTGGACTCTTTCCAGGAGACTTTGAA tgaGGTTGGAGCCATTGGCAAAAAGTATCTGCCCACAGAGGAACAAATCGACGAGTATAAAAACTCCAGAGTTGCTAACTTTTCATCTCTAAACCCATCGATGCTCACGTCAATGGCAATTGTTCAGAAATTGCTGTGTGGTCCTgaggcaacaagcattttggATCAGATTGCTGCGGGCGGAGGAGAAAGCACACGGTGGGAAGAAAGACAAACTCtatttatgcaaat GTTTGATGAACTCAAAGACCAGCTCAAAAATTCAGAGTCTCAATATGAAGAGTATATCAATGACACTGATGCGTCTCCAGagtgcaacaattttttcaagagtCTTGAGAGAAACAGCGTCACCAGATTTCTTTGGAATCAAGTGAAGCCTTTTGTCAG agggaaaatattgtttgcgcCCGACGAGCCAGCTGTAATTCGCGTCGTGGAAGGAGTGAACGCATCATTCGCACTGATTGAGAAAATTGTTGAGGCAACGACCCTTTTGACAGACACAGTAATTCCAAAGCTGAGAGATTCGCTGGTCAACCAAACCATTAGTTTACAGCTGATTCAA gattcctggccaaaattatttgatctcCTCAAAAAGAGTGCACCTGATAATTTAGTTGGTGAACTTGAAAATCTGAATGAGCTATCAACACg CTTTCTGGCATCTGACAACACGGAACTCCGAGAGACTGCACTTGCCACAATCGAAGAGCTTCAAATCAATATTACTACTTTGTTAGAGTGTGTTgacttaaacaaaattgaaatgtacCCCAATGAGGAAGAAGCTGTTAAGAGAGGAATGGAGCTCTTGGAACACAACAAGTTGTGGGCTGTTGTCAGCTTCTTAGATTTGCCTGACAGTAATGGAACACTAGAAAAGTTGCCTCCTTTCATTTCTTACAAAATTAG AATGGACAGCAGCAGAATAGACTCCACCAAACGCGTGGAAGACATCTTGAGGCGTCCAGGACCAAGACGCAGGCCAGGCATAGATCTCAAATACATCACATACGGGTTTGCCTACTTGCAGGACATGCTCGACGCCAGTTTAATCAAAGAGCAAACCAAAAGAATACGCACGCCTGGTATATTCTTGCAGCAGTTTCCCTATCCTTGCCATTTAATCGACAG ATTTGTGCTCGCTATCTCAAGAACGTTTCCACTCTTCATGACCCTCTCTTGGGTCTACACCAGTGCTATGATTGTCAAGAGCATTGTATACGAAAAAGAGCGCAGACTGAAAGAAACAATGCGTGTTATGGGCCTCGGCAACGGTGTCCACTGGATTGGCTGGTTCATCGACAGTTTCACGCCAATGTTGCTGACCACAGTCCTACTGACAATTATTTTGGTG TATGGCAAAATCCTTGAAAATTCCGACCCTTCGCTGATTTTTGTGTTCCTGCTCACTTATGCCATCGCTACAATCAGCAAATGTTTCTTGATCTCAACTCTCTTCTCAAAGGCTAATTTagcagctgctgctggcggTATCATCTTCTTCATCATGTACCTCCCATACGCATTCACCGTTCTCTGGGAAGAAACAATGTCTGGAGTTGTCAAAACCTTAGTC TGCCTCATTTCCAACGTGGCTTTTGGTTACGGCTGCTCTTACCTGTCGTTCTTTGAAGAAACAGGAATAGGCGCTCACTGGTATAATTACGACAAGAGTCCATTGCTGAATGACTCCATGAATCTTTCAACCTGTATGCAAATGTTGCTGCTTGACGCGGTCATATATGCTGTGTTCACTTGGTACCTAGAAGCAGTGTTCCCAG GAGAATATGGTGTACCTAAGCGATGGTATTTCTTCGTTCAAAAATCGTATTGGTGCGGAAAAGACTTAACAGTTGATGATGTGCCTACGGGATCTACGCCGGCCACAGAGAATTTAAATGATAGCA ggGACTCTGGAAACCTTGAAGAAGAGCCTGCTGGCCTTCAAGTGGGAGTTGCACTGCAAAATCTAGGCAAAACTTACAGCAATGGAAAGATAGCGTTGAATAACTTGAACCTTAACTTCTACCAAAACCAAATAACCGCCTTCCTTGGCCACAATGGAGCTGGAAAAACCACTACAAT CTCTATCTTGACTGGACTCTTTCCCCCGTCGAATGgcactgcaaaaataaatggatttgACATAAGGACTGACATGGACAGTATCAGAGGCAGTCTTGGCACGTGTCCTCAGCACAACGTTTTATTTGATTA TTTGACAGTCGAGGAGCACCTTTGGTTTTACGCACGCATCAAAGGAAAGGAAAGCGCAGAAGTGACTGCTGAAGCTGAAAAGATGATCATTGACTTAGGATTACCTCACAAGAAACACGAAATGTCAAAGAATCTGTCAGGAGGTATGCAGCGAAAGCTTTCCATAGCTGTGGCATTTGTCGGTGGATCAAA AACTGTCATATTGGACGAACCAACTTCAGGGGTGGATCCATTTTCACGCCGATCAATTTGGGAGATGTTGGTCAAGTACAAGCAAA ACCGAACAGTGATCCTTACAACCCACTTTATGGATGAGGCTGACCTTCTTGCTGATCGAATCGCTATCATCTCTGGTGGCAACCTTCAGTGCTGTGGATCGAGTCTCTTCCTTAAAGCTAGGTTTGGGTCTGGATTTTACCTGACAGTGGAGAGATTGACGAATCCCAGCAGAAAC GCTACTGGTGAAATTGCAGTCAATGGTTCTCTTCAACAGAACGGCCAAACGGAAAATTCTGAGGCTACCAATCAAATTAACAAAGTCACGGAATTGGTGCAGAAGTGCGTTTCGAGCAGTGAACTCTTAGAGGCTGTCGGACAAGAACTGGTTTATTCGCTGCCATTCACCATGGGAGAAAGACAAGGCGCCCTCCCAATTCTGCAGGCTCTCTTAGATTCTTTGGACAATCACGGACAGGCAATCGGGATCAATTCTTATGGAATATCTGACACGTCATTGGAGGAAATCTTCTTGAAAATCGCTCACGATGGAGAATACAGTGCAAATGAGAGGCTCATGAATG GCAACGCGTTAGAAAACAGCTCTTTGGTGACTGGCACATTTCCAAAAACAAATCTCCTAAACGGAAATACCAGTGCTGCAGTAAATGGACCACTAAGGTTCCTCAAATCTGGTAAATCAG GGAAAAGGCGGAATATTTACATCCAAGCGAACGGAAACAAAGTGCAAT aCACTAGAGCAGCAACGGACGATCCTGGAAATCTTGAAAATGGTGACGCTGCCAGCGTGGACTCAGATTATTGGGACACAAAATCGGGAAGACGAAAGCTGAGGTGGCGCCAGTTCATGGCTCTGCAGACCAAAAGATTCCACCACACCAGGAGAAATCCAAAAGCATTGTTTTGCGAG ATTGTTTTGCCTGCTGTGTTTGTGTGCCTTGCATTTGTGTTTACCATGATCTTACCTGGATTGCAAGAAGAACCGCCACTTGAACTGCATCCCTGGATGTACACTGAgccaaacaatattttccttgACGTTCACTCTCCCAGTAACGCCTGGGTAGAAAAATACAAGAACCAAATTTTAGGACCCTACGGCATCGGCACCAGATGTGCAGGAGACAG CACATACCAATGCACAAAACCAAGCGAAATGTTTAACTACCCAAAGAAGGACATTCCAGACGAGTCACCAAGCTGCTCGTGCGAAAGAGGAACCCAAGTTTGCCCCGCAGACGCTGGTGGGCCACCACCTCAGAAAATAAAG ATAGCAACTGGTGACCTTTTCTACGACCTCTCAGAGCGAAACGTGTCGGACTGGTTGGTAAAAACTGAGAAACAATTCTATAAAATTCG ATATGGTGGCTTCTCTCTGGGAGTGTACAACCCATTCAGCATGATCAACATCTCTTACATTCTGGACAGAATTAGCAGACTGGACCGAGCCTCCAATCTCGGTCAAACTCGAATAGATGATTATGAAACAATCGCTTCCAATCTCACTGCAAGGGCTAAACAAGAAGACATTTTTGATAACATCAGA GTTTGGTGGAACAATAAGGGCTGGCCAATGTCTGTTTCCTATATGAATGCAATCAACAATGTTGTCCTGAGAGCGTCCTTGCCAGAGGTGGAAGACCCAAAAATGTATGGTATCCGTGCCATTAATCATCCTATGAATTTCACTCCATCGCAACTGTCTCAAGAAATGAT CAAGCAGTCAAGCATCAGCCTGCTGCACGCAATTGCTGTTATTTTCGCCATGAGCTTTGTACCAGCATCCTTTGTGGTGACTTTGATTGAAGAGCGTGCGACAAAAGCCAAGCACTTACAATTTGTTTCTGGAGTCGACGCAGCAATTTACTGGATTAGCGCGTTTTTCTGGGACATG ATGAGCTATCTGGTCTCAGCAACCTTGTGCATCGCCATCTTCCTCATATTTAACGAGAAAGCCTACGTTTCGAGCGAGAACCTTCCCGGCCTTGTGCTGCTCTTGTTCTTTTATGG TTGGTCTAGTATCCCTTTGATGTACCCAGCCAGCTTCGTGGCTAAAGTGTCGAGCACAGCTTTTGTTTTCCTGGCTTGTTGGAATTTGTTTGTCGGTATAGTTACCACGGTGGCTGTTTTTGTTCTGGAAATATTTGATGATGAG GAGCTGCAATTCATCGGGTCTATATTGAAAGAagtttttctcgtttttccCCACTTCTGTCTCGGACAAGGTCTGATGAAAATGGCAACAAACCATTTGATTTCTCAGCAATTTGCTtcatttg GCTTGGAACtgaacaaaaatgtatttgaatGGGAATTTCTCGGCAAAAATTTGCTGGCCATGATCGTTGAAGGATTCATTTTCTTTGCCTTCACACTTGCCATAGAGTTTGGATTGTTAGATCCTGTATGGCAATGGATTCTCGCCAAGTTGAAC AGAACCGCCAAGCTCGACGAACGCACACTTTCGGATATTCATAATGATGAGGAAGATGTCGCAGCTGAACGGCACAGAGTAACATCAAGTAGGAATGAAGACCACGTCTTAGCGTTAAGCAACCTGACAAAG GTCTACAAGACTGGAGGCCGGCCTGCTGTAAACAAATTATGCTTTGGGGTGAAACCTGCTGAGTGTTTTGGACTGCTGGGCCTCAATGGGGCTGGAAAGACTTCTACTTtcaag ATGCTGACTGGCGACACGAAACCATCCTTTGGCGACGCATTTGTATGTGGTCACAGCATTAAAAGTGAGATCCGATTGGTGCGGCGCAAACTTGGCTACTGCCCGCAGTTTGATGCCCTAGACCCGCTCCTAACAGCAAGAGAGCATTTGGAGCTATATTCCAAGTTGAGAGGAGTGCCTAGTCATCTCCTACCgcat GCGGTAGATGAGGGATTGTCTCGCCTGGGTCTGACACAATATGCTGACAAATGTGCTGGCACCTACTCGGGcggaaacaaaagaaaattgtccACCGCCATCGCTCTTGTCGGAAATCCACCTCTCGTTTTCTTG GACGAACCGACGAGCGGAATGGATCCTGCTGCGCGCCGCTTTTTGTGGCGCTGCATCCTGCGCGCTGTGCGCGAGGGCCGCTCAGTTGTCCTCACTTCCCACAGCATGGAAGAGTGCCAGGCGCTTTGCTCAAGACTAACTGTTATGGTCAACGGCAAACTCTCTTGCCTTGGCAGTGCGCAACATCTGAAGAGCAA ATTCGGCAATGGGTACACATTGGTTGTGAGGTGTCCAGTGGATAGTGTTGAGGCAATGGAGACGCACATGAAGCAGCAGTTGCCAGAGGCTGTGCTGAGCGAGAGCCACCACACAAGATTAGTTTTCCAACTGCCGAGTGGTGCACATAAACTGTCAACAGCTCTTGGAGCGCTAGAAGTGGCGAGAACAAAAAACCTTCTCTACGACTACTCCCTGTCGCAAACTACTTTGGAGGAG gTGTTTTTGAGATTTGCCAACAAACAAAATGATCTCATCGAGAGTGGAGACGAGAAAACGTCCTCTCTTGACTGCTCTTGCTTCAAACATTTGATCGACAAGAAat GTAAATTTGTCAAGTAA